From the Microbacterium sp. W4I4 genome, one window contains:
- the pdxS gene encoding pyridoxal 5'-phosphate synthase lyase subunit PdxS, producing the protein MASTEQTPTTGSQRVKRGLAEMLKGGVIMDVVTADQAKIAEDAGAVAVMALERVPADIRAQGGVSRMSDPDMIDSIISSVSIPVMAKARIGHFVEAQVLQELGVDYIDESEVLSPADYVNHIDKWPFTVPFVCGATNLGEALRRINEGAAMIRSKGEAGTGDVSEAMKHIRKIRGEIAALGSLSKDELYVAAKELQAPYELVAEIAETGTLPVVLFVAGGVATPADAALMMQLGADGVFVGSGIFKSGDPAARAAAIVKATTFYDDAKVIAEVSRGLGEAMVGINVSDLPAPHRLAERGW; encoded by the coding sequence AGACACCCACCACCGGATCGCAGCGCGTCAAGCGCGGTCTCGCCGAGATGCTGAAGGGCGGGGTCATCATGGACGTCGTCACGGCAGACCAGGCGAAGATCGCCGAGGACGCCGGCGCCGTCGCCGTCATGGCGCTCGAGCGAGTGCCCGCCGACATCCGCGCGCAGGGCGGCGTGTCGCGCATGAGCGATCCCGACATGATCGACAGCATCATCTCCTCGGTCTCCATCCCCGTGATGGCGAAGGCCCGCATCGGTCACTTCGTCGAGGCGCAGGTGCTGCAGGAGCTCGGCGTCGATTACATCGACGAGTCCGAGGTGCTCTCGCCGGCGGACTACGTCAACCACATCGACAAGTGGCCCTTCACGGTGCCGTTCGTGTGCGGTGCGACCAACCTCGGCGAGGCGCTGCGACGCATCAACGAGGGCGCGGCGATGATCCGCTCCAAGGGCGAGGCCGGCACCGGCGACGTCTCCGAGGCGATGAAGCACATCCGCAAGATCCGCGGTGAGATCGCCGCCCTCGGCTCGCTGTCCAAGGACGAGCTCTACGTCGCCGCCAAGGAGCTGCAGGCGCCCTACGAGCTGGTCGCCGAGATCGCCGAGACGGGCACGCTGCCCGTCGTCCTGTTCGTCGCCGGTGGCGTCGCGACGCCCGCCGATGCCGCGCTGATGATGCAGCTCGGCGCCGACGGCGTGTTCGTCGGCTCCGGCATCTTCAAGTCCGGCGACCCGGCCGCGCGCGCCGCCGCGATCGTGAAGGCCACCACGTTCTACGACGACGCGAAGGTCATCGCGGAGGTCTCCCGAGGCCTCGGCGAGGCCATGGTCGGCATCAACGTCTCCGACCTGCCCGCACCGCACCGGCTCGCCGAGCGGGGCTGGTAA
- the pdxT gene encoding pyridoxal 5'-phosphate synthase glutaminase subunit PdxT has product MAEARVGVLALQGDVREHVALLEHLGAEVVRVRRPEEFAQVDGLVIPGGESTVMDKLSRMFGLADPIREAIRGGMPMFGTCAGLIMLSDRLADGIDGQQTFGGLDALVRRNAFGRQTESFEVDLDIPELGPDPVHTTFIRGPVVEEVGADATALASLEDGRVVAVEQGNLLGISFHPELSGEPRFHQRFLDRVTAHA; this is encoded by the coding sequence ATGGCAGAAGCCCGCGTCGGCGTGCTCGCGCTGCAGGGCGATGTGCGCGAGCACGTCGCCCTGCTGGAGCATCTCGGGGCCGAAGTCGTGCGCGTCCGGCGCCCGGAGGAGTTCGCGCAGGTCGACGGACTGGTGATCCCCGGCGGCGAGTCGACGGTGATGGACAAGCTGTCCCGGATGTTCGGGCTGGCCGATCCCATCCGGGAGGCCATCCGTGGCGGGATGCCGATGTTCGGCACGTGCGCCGGGCTGATCATGCTCTCCGATCGTCTGGCGGACGGCATCGATGGTCAGCAGACCTTCGGCGGTCTGGATGCGCTCGTCCGCCGCAACGCGTTCGGCCGGCAGACGGAATCCTTCGAGGTGGATCTCGACATCCCGGAACTCGGCCCCGACCCCGTGCACACCACCTTCATCCGCGGGCCCGTGGTCGAGGAGGTCGGAGCGGATGCCACGGCGCTGGCGTCGCTCGAGGACGGCCGAGTCGTCGCCGTCGAGCAGGGAAACCTGCTGGGGATCAGCTTCCATCCGGAGTTGAGTGGGGAGCCGCGCTTCCACCAGCGGTTCCTGGACCGGGTCACGGCGCACGCCTGA
- a CDS encoding 4a-hydroxytetrahydrobiopterin dehydratase, with the protein MDMLSSARIAAAGLMDWRKLAQGLHARYAVPDYAEAVRLIAAIARAGESLDHHPHTTIGDGYVDLKLVSTDAVHRDAEGVEHIVEWVTEKDLALARAITEIAVAHGLVADSSAVSQLELGLDTVHSDRIAPVWAALLTGDAASQGRGTPGDEIRDATDRVPHLWFGDGDEAGQRIHIEVYIAPERMADRLAAVQAAGGTVVDDEDAPGMIVIADQDGNLGVLCADFSAVASDASAPD; encoded by the coding sequence ATGGACATGCTCTCGAGCGCCCGGATCGCCGCCGCCGGCCTGATGGACTGGCGCAAGCTCGCACAGGGGCTGCACGCCCGCTACGCGGTGCCGGACTATGCCGAGGCCGTGCGTCTGATCGCGGCGATCGCGCGGGCCGGCGAGTCGCTCGACCATCACCCGCACACCACGATCGGCGACGGTTACGTGGACCTGAAGCTGGTCAGCACGGATGCCGTCCACCGGGATGCGGAGGGTGTGGAGCACATCGTCGAGTGGGTCACCGAGAAGGACCTCGCCCTGGCGCGGGCCATCACCGAGATCGCCGTCGCGCACGGACTCGTCGCCGACTCCTCTGCGGTGTCGCAGCTGGAGTTGGGTCTGGACACCGTGCACTCCGACAGGATCGCCCCGGTGTGGGCCGCGCTGCTCACCGGCGACGCCGCGTCGCAGGGGCGGGGCACGCCCGGCGACGAGATCAGGGACGCCACCGACCGCGTCCCGCATCTGTGGTTCGGCGACGGCGACGAGGCAGGGCAGAGGATCCACATCGAGGTGTACATCGCCCCCGAGCGGATGGCGGATCGGCTCGCCGCCGTGCAGGCCGCGGGCGGCACGGTCGTCGACGACGAGGATGCACCGGGCATGATCGTCATCGCGGACCAGGACGGGAACCTGGGCGTGCTGTGCGCGGATTTCTCCGCCGTCGCATCGGACGCGTCGGCGCCGGACTGA
- a CDS encoding YebC/PmpR family DNA-binding transcriptional regulator — protein MSGHSKWATTKHKKAVIDSRRAKAWAKLIKNIEVAAKLGGADLAGNPTLFDAVQKAKKTSVPKDNIDRAVKRGAGIGGESVEYASIMYEGYGPNGVAFMIECLTDNKNRAAAEVRTTLSRNGGTLADPGSVAYNFTRKGVIVVGSEGTTEDDVMEATLEAGAEEIEGHADGFAVITEASDLVTVRSALQEAGIDYESADVEFVPNLKVEIDADTARKVFRLIDALEDSDDVQNVFTNFDLSPEVQAELESDDE, from the coding sequence ATGTCCGGGCATTCCAAGTGGGCTACGACCAAGCACAAGAAGGCGGTCATCGACTCGCGTCGCGCCAAGGCGTGGGCAAAGCTCATCAAGAACATCGAGGTCGCGGCCAAGCTCGGCGGCGCCGACCTCGCCGGCAACCCGACGCTGTTCGACGCGGTGCAGAAGGCGAAGAAGACCTCTGTCCCCAAGGACAACATCGACCGCGCAGTGAAGCGCGGTGCCGGCATCGGCGGCGAGTCGGTCGAGTACGCCTCGATCATGTACGAGGGATACGGCCCCAACGGCGTCGCCTTCATGATCGAGTGTCTGACCGACAACAAGAACCGCGCCGCCGCCGAGGTGCGCACGACGCTGAGCCGCAACGGCGGAACGCTCGCCGACCCCGGGTCGGTCGCCTACAACTTCACCCGCAAGGGCGTCATCGTCGTGGGTTCCGAGGGCACCACCGAGGACGACGTCATGGAGGCGACGCTCGAGGCGGGGGCCGAGGAGATCGAGGGCCACGCCGATGGCTTCGCGGTCATCACCGAGGCCAGCGACCTGGTGACGGTGCGCTCCGCGCTGCAGGAGGCCGGCATCGACTACGAGTCCGCGGACGTCGAGTTCGTCCCGAATCTCAAGGTCGAGATCGACGCCGATACGGCGCGCAAGGTGTTCCGCCTCATCGACGCCCTCGAGGACAGCGACGACGTGCAGAACGTGTTCACGAACTTCGACCTGAGCCCCGAGGTGCAGGCCGAGCTGGAGAGCGACGACGAGTAG
- the ruvC gene encoding crossover junction endodeoxyribonuclease RuvC has translation MSSLRVLGIDPGLTRCGVGIVDVDSRRRATLVHVGVVRTPVDADLSVRLAAVAAGIRAVIEEHRPDAVAVERVFAQHNVQTVMATAQASGVALLIAAEAGLPAATHTPSEVKAAVTGYGSADKRQVQSMIARILRLDAPPQPADAADALAIALCHAWRGGAAGASPSGAALTPAQRAWAAAERSARTR, from the coding sequence GTGAGCTCTCTGCGCGTGCTCGGGATCGACCCGGGCCTGACCCGGTGCGGTGTCGGCATCGTCGACGTCGACAGCCGACGACGAGCCACCCTCGTGCACGTCGGTGTCGTGCGAACGCCCGTGGATGCCGACCTGTCGGTGCGACTGGCAGCGGTTGCCGCAGGCATCCGCGCGGTCATCGAGGAGCACAGGCCCGACGCCGTCGCCGTGGAGCGCGTGTTCGCGCAGCACAACGTGCAGACCGTGATGGCCACCGCCCAGGCATCCGGCGTCGCCCTGCTCATCGCCGCCGAGGCGGGACTGCCCGCTGCCACCCACACGCCCAGCGAGGTCAAGGCCGCGGTCACCGGCTACGGCTCCGCCGACAAGCGTCAGGTGCAGTCGATGATCGCGCGGATCCTTCGCCTGGATGCACCGCCGCAGCCCGCGGATGCCGCGGATGCTCTGGCGATCGCGCTCTGCCATGCGTGGCGAGGGGGTGCGGCCGGCGCGTCGCCCTCCGGAGCGGCGCTCACGCCCGCCCAGCGCGCCTGGGCAGCGGCTGAGCGGAGCGCTCGCACTCGCTGA
- a CDS encoding alpha-N-arabinofuranosidase has protein sequence MSSASITADPAFVVGPVRRRTFGAFVEHLGRCVYTGIHDPDHPSADEDGFRHDVIDLTRELGVSTVRYPGGNFVSGYRWEDGVGPVSERPARVDLAWHSTDPNLVGVDEFMRWATKAGVEPMMAVNLGTRGVQEALDLLEYCNVPGGTELSDRRRANGAEEPHRIRMWCLGNEMDGPWQIGHKTAEEYARLAAETARAMRMMDPDLELVVCGSSGSKMPTFGAWEQTVLTEAYEHVDYISAHAYYWEQDGDLGSFLASAVDMDRFIDAVSATADGVRAARKDSRSIHISFDEWNVWYQNRAESRPPSGDDWPVAPVLLEDRYNVADAVVVGNLLISLLRHTDRVHAASLAQLVNVIAPIMTEPGGRVWKQTIFHPFALTSQFAKGDVLRLAIESPMVDTARFGEVTALDAVATYDDESGDLVILATNRSATDELTLNVDLRGFSGLRLVEAITLSNPDHTWSATADDDSSVAPRDNGTARVVDQHAGVELPPVSWTMLRLTRATH, from the coding sequence ATGTCATCTGCATCCATAACCGCCGATCCCGCCTTCGTCGTGGGCCCGGTCCGGCGCCGCACCTTCGGTGCGTTCGTCGAGCATCTCGGACGCTGCGTCTACACCGGCATCCACGACCCCGACCACCCGAGCGCGGACGAGGACGGCTTCCGTCACGACGTGATCGACCTGACCCGCGAGCTCGGTGTCTCCACCGTGCGATACCCGGGCGGCAACTTCGTCTCCGGCTACCGTTGGGAGGACGGCGTCGGCCCGGTGTCCGAACGCCCCGCACGGGTGGACCTCGCCTGGCACTCGACCGATCCGAATCTCGTGGGTGTGGACGAGTTCATGCGCTGGGCGACGAAGGCCGGGGTCGAGCCGATGATGGCCGTGAATCTCGGCACGCGCGGCGTGCAGGAGGCGCTGGATCTGCTGGAGTACTGCAACGTGCCGGGCGGCACGGAGCTGTCCGACCGGCGACGGGCCAACGGCGCCGAGGAGCCCCACCGCATCCGGATGTGGTGTCTCGGCAACGAGATGGACGGCCCGTGGCAGATCGGACACAAGACAGCCGAGGAGTACGCTCGCCTGGCGGCCGAGACCGCCCGCGCGATGCGCATGATGGATCCGGACCTGGAGCTGGTGGTGTGCGGCTCCTCCGGCTCGAAGATGCCCACCTTCGGTGCGTGGGAGCAGACCGTGCTGACCGAGGCGTACGAGCACGTCGACTACATCTCGGCGCACGCGTACTACTGGGAGCAGGACGGCGACCTCGGCTCGTTCCTGGCCAGCGCGGTCGACATGGACCGCTTCATCGATGCGGTCAGCGCGACCGCCGACGGGGTGCGTGCCGCCCGCAAGGACTCCCGCTCCATCCACATCTCCTTCGACGAGTGGAACGTCTGGTACCAGAACCGCGCCGAATCGCGTCCGCCGAGCGGTGACGACTGGCCCGTCGCACCGGTGCTGCTCGAGGACCGCTACAACGTCGCGGATGCCGTCGTCGTCGGCAATCTGCTGATCTCTCTGCTGCGGCACACCGACCGGGTGCATGCGGCGTCGCTCGCACAGCTGGTCAACGTGATCGCGCCGATCATGACCGAGCCAGGTGGACGGGTCTGGAAGCAGACGATCTTCCACCCGTTCGCCCTGACCTCGCAGTTCGCGAAGGGCGATGTGCTGCGCCTCGCGATCGAGTCGCCGATGGTCGACACGGCCAGGTTCGGCGAGGTGACAGCCCTGGATGCCGTGGCCACCTACGACGACGAGTCCGGCGACCTGGTCATCCTCGCCACGAACCGCTCCGCCACCGACGAGCTCACGCTGAACGTGGACCTGCGCGGCTTCTCAGGCTTGCGGCTCGTGGAGGCCATCACCCTGTCCAACCCCGACCACACCTGGTCGGCCACGGCTGATGACGACTCCTCGGTCGCTCCGCGCGACAACGGGACCGCGCGAGTCGTCGACCAACACGCCGGCGTCGAACTGCCGCCGGTCTCGTGGACGATGCTCCGTCTCACGCGGGCGACGCACTGA
- a CDS encoding ABC transporter substrate-binding protein, translated as MRMRRILTATVAAGLAAAALTGCSSGDGKTDGDVIGGADAPENATKLNMWVFAELHAAVYDDMAVKWNEANPDKPIDLDVTVYPYQDMHDKLLLAVNAGQGLPDLADIEVGKFSNFVKGDKPPLADLTEAAQPYVDDIVQARLDLYSRNGKIYGYPTHVGAFVAFYNTELMDAAGVDYKTIKTWDDFENAGVTYNKATGKAFSVASTGVFFTETLAIAQNGGQLFADDGLGDVAVNSPEVVKTMEMFQGMKEAGALSTIPGGSPDSEEAYGAINNGDYAAIVYPAWYTSRYVDYMPDLAGKIAIAPAPQVAGSDTLTIGGGGTGTAVLAGGKQQDLASEFLAFAKLSPEANKAVWEVLGFDPVNMSLWEDDSITHNPENKFNKYFETNLFDVLNSVKGGIGHFTSFSNENLPAVDNLFRTVALNEIYENGTPAKDALDKAQSDLENELGQ; from the coding sequence ATGCGTATGCGAAGGATTCTGACCGCGACGGTCGCAGCCGGACTGGCTGCCGCCGCCCTGACCGGCTGCTCCAGCGGCGACGGCAAGACCGACGGCGACGTCATCGGAGGCGCTGACGCCCCCGAGAACGCCACCAAGCTCAACATGTGGGTCTTCGCCGAGCTCCACGCCGCCGTCTACGACGACATGGCGGTCAAGTGGAACGAGGCGAACCCCGACAAGCCGATCGATCTGGACGTCACCGTCTACCCCTACCAGGACATGCACGACAAGCTCCTGCTCGCGGTGAACGCGGGGCAGGGTCTTCCCGACCTGGCCGACATCGAGGTGGGCAAGTTCTCGAACTTCGTCAAGGGCGACAAGCCACCGCTCGCAGACCTCACCGAAGCCGCCCAGCCGTACGTCGACGACATCGTCCAGGCACGTCTGGACCTGTACAGCCGCAACGGCAAGATCTACGGCTACCCGACGCACGTCGGCGCGTTCGTCGCGTTCTACAACACGGAGCTCATGGATGCCGCCGGCGTCGACTACAAGACCATCAAGACGTGGGATGACTTCGAGAACGCCGGCGTCACGTACAACAAGGCGACCGGCAAGGCATTCAGCGTGGCGAGCACCGGCGTGTTCTTCACCGAGACTCTCGCGATCGCACAGAACGGCGGCCAGCTGTTCGCGGACGACGGACTCGGCGATGTCGCTGTGAACAGCCCCGAGGTCGTCAAGACCATGGAGATGTTCCAGGGGATGAAGGAGGCCGGAGCACTGTCGACGATCCCCGGCGGCAGCCCGGACAGCGAGGAGGCTTACGGCGCCATCAACAACGGCGACTACGCCGCGATCGTCTACCCGGCGTGGTACACGTCCCGCTACGTGGACTACATGCCCGACCTCGCCGGCAAGATCGCCATCGCCCCGGCTCCGCAGGTCGCGGGTTCGGACACGCTGACGATCGGCGGCGGCGGCACCGGCACCGCGGTCCTCGCCGGCGGGAAGCAGCAGGACCTCGCGTCGGAGTTCCTGGCTTTCGCGAAGCTCTCCCCCGAAGCCAACAAGGCGGTCTGGGAAGTGCTCGGATTCGACCCGGTGAACATGTCGCTCTGGGAGGACGACTCGATCACGCACAACCCGGAGAACAAGTTCAACAAGTACTTCGAGACGAACCTGTTCGACGTGCTGAACTCCGTGAAGGGCGGCATCGGCCACTTCACCTCGTTCTCGAACGAGAACCTGCCCGCAGTGGACAACCTGTTCCGCACCGTCGCGCTGAATGAGATCTACGAGAACGGCACGCCCGCCAAGGACGCGCTCGACAAGGCTCAGAGCGATCTGGAGAACGAGCTCGGACAGTAG